TCTCCTTTTCCGCAGGGAGTTCGCCCGCCTGGCTTCTCAGCAGAGAGAGTTCGACGAGTTTGACGACGCCGTTCCCCAGTCCTGGGAAGACCGCAATGACAAAATACCGCTGTGGGTGACCCTGGCGCATGTCTGCTTCCTGGTCTGGACGGTTCTTTTCGCCCATGAGCCGGTCATGTTCATCGGCAGTTTCCTGTTCTTTATCGGTTTTACGCTGGCTACGCCGCAATACCAGAACCAAATGTCTCTGCGCGTGCCCATCATGGTGGGGTTCTTCCTGGCGGGGCTGGTCATTCTGGGCGGCGTGCAGGCCTGGTGGCTGGAACCGGTGCTGACGCGGCTGGGGGACTACGCCATGGTCGGGGCTACGCTGCTGACGGCATTTAATGACAATGCCGCCGTCACCTTCCTGGCGTCCACGGTTCCCAACCTGCCGGAAGCCGTCAAGTATTCCGTGGTGGCGGGCGCTGTGACGGGCGGCGGTTTGACGGTCATCGCCAACGCCCCCAACCCGGCTGGGCAGGCCATTCTGGGTAAATACTTCAAGGGCATCAATCCCCTGTGGCTGTTCGCCTGGGCGGCTTTTCCCACAGCCATCGTGTTCATTTTCTTCACCTGCTTCGGTCATTAAGGCCCGGAGCGGAATGTCACTCTTATGTTTACCGGACTCGTTGAAACAACAGGAACTGTGGAAGGGTTTACGCCTATTAACGGCGGAGCCCGGCTGACGCTGGCCATTCCGTTCGGCCGTGAACTTTCCCTGGGGGATTCCGTTGCCGTCAACGGATGCTGCCTGACGGTGGATGCCCTGGAGGGTGAACGCATCTCCTTTGATCTTCTTTCCCAGACTCTCCGCGTCACCAGTCTGGGAAACCTCAAGCCGGGGGGGCTGGTTAATCTGGAACGCGCCATGTCCGCCATGGACCGTTTCGGCGGCCACTTCGTGATGGGGCATGTGGATCATACCGGCACGATTGCCGCCCTGGAGCCCGTAGGGCAGGACCACCGTCTGGAGGTGCGCATTCCGGAGGAACTAACCCGCTATTGTATTGACAAGGGTTCCATCACCATTGACGGCATTTCCCTGACCATAGCCAATTTGAACGGCTCCCTGCTGGAGTTCTGGATTACTCCCCATACTTTCGGCCGAACGAATCTGCAGGATGCCGTTCCCGGCCAGCCGGTGAATCTGGAAGTGGATATGCTGGCCAAGTATGTAGAGAAACTGTTTTCTGCACGTGAACGTGCGGAAGGATAGCCCTGCCCGTAAGGAGAAACAAATGCCGGGCATGTCAGGGATGGTTCATCCCTGCCGGGCTATAAAAAGGCATTCCTGTTTTCTGCAGAAGAAGGGAAGGGCTGCGGAGATTTTCGAACAGGAAGCCGGGACATTGCTGTTCCGGTGAGAGAAAGGCCGTGGGAGGGGGGGCGGAGAAAAATGCGGAAGGTTCTGTTTGCTACCGGGCCATGCCGCCTTTTGCCGTGATCCATTTGCCGCGTTTGACGACCTGTTCAAAGAACAGCCCGTGGCGTTCCGCTGCCTCTTTCGTTTCTTCCCACTGGGAGGCCAGAATGCCGGAGATGACCAGTGCGGCATCCTTCTTCATGGCGGCGATGATATGCGGAAAAGCTCTTTGCAGGATAGTTGAAAACAGGTTGGCGACGACAAGATCCCCCTGCTGGGATTCCGAAGGCTTCCATTCGAAGACGTCTCCCACAAATAAGTCCAGCTGTTCCGCCGTGACGGCGTTGCGGACCATGTTGTGCCGGGCCACTTCAATAGCCATGGGGTCAAAGTCGAAGGCCGTGGCGTGCTCCGCCCCCAGCTTCAGCGCCGCCATAGCGAGCACGGCGGTGCCGCAGCCTATATCCGTCATGGTCCATGATGTTTTTCTGCGGGATTTGGCAACGTCGCAGATGAAACGCAGGCAGGTGGATGTGGTAGCGTGGTCTCCTGTTCCGAAAGCCATTTCGGCGGGGACGCTCAGGATGCTGCGCGAGGGGAACTGCTTCCGCAGGGCGGCCAGATTTTCCGGAGAGCTCTGTTCCGTAATGACCAGGGCGTCTCTTATTTTGAGCGGAGGGCGTTTTTCCCGCTTTTGGGCCGCCACCCAGTCCTGCGTCCTGACTTCCCGGACGGTTCCTCCAAAATATTTTTTCAAAGCCAGGGCGTCTTCTTCATCATCGCAGTAAACGGTAATTCGGACCGTTTTTCCCCCTTTGATTTTTGTAATCACGGCGTTCGGATTCCCGGCGATGCGTTCGCTCCACGCGTCTTCCCATTTGGCGGCGGAAAGTTTGTTCCAACTCCATGTCATGCAGAAAGTATGGGATTTTTCCGGCAGGGAGGCAAGAATGGATTGCCAGTGGCGGCGTTTCCACTTTCCTGGGCTGTGGAACTCTATTGTTAAGAAATTGATTTGTTTGAAGAAAAACATTAAATATCAACTAATAATAAATTTTATTTCCAGTGTGGACGCGAATTATGAATCCGCCGTCAACACTCAAATTTGATAAAAAACAATTTAATGCTTATTTACCCTGTTATTTTCGAGCGCCGGATTTTGAAAAAGCTTCTCTCCCTTTATGGATAAAGTTCTTCTCACACGACGGAAAGGTGATGCTGCCCAAGGCATCAGGAAATTCCGCAAGCCCTTCCATCCCAGGATTCCCTTTATATACGGATTCATAATCCGTTAACATCTGAAAGCCGTCTAGGTTTTTTAATTGTAAAATCGATTATGAAGAAATCATTGTTTTTATTGATGAGTGCTGCCTTGTTAGGAAGCGCTTCCGCTTCTTCCGTATCATGGACTGGTAGAGCAGGAACTGAAAATTGGACAGATGCGGCCAACTGGGATACCAATGCTGTCCCGGGCAATGGCGATACCATTAGCATCAGCGGCGCTTCCGTTAATTGGGAAAAAAACGGAGGTTCCATCTTTGGTAATTCTTCCACCATTTTCAATCTAACCGACGGAGCAACGGTTTCTCTGGGAAACTTAACTCCTTCTTCATCAATTCCCAGCAAAAATCCCCGGTTTGACGGGCAATTCAACGTGGGAGAAGGAAGCGTTTTGAACGTCAATGCGCTGTTTGCGTACGGCACAAGCCGGATTGACGGGACGGTGAACGTTTACAATATTTTTGATCCGGGTGCCAATCATTCCATGGTTTTTGGTGTTCATGGCGTGATCAATTACATGTCCGGCTCCATGAATGGGGTGGAAGGCAATAACCGCACGACGACCATTTCCGCTTCCCTGAATACCGGGATAGTAACAGCGACATCTACATATGGTCTTGAAAAGAGGTATTTGATTTGCGGGGCTGAAGAAGAAGCTTTCAACACAAATCTTTATCAAACGTGGAACCTTGCAGCGGGGACAATAACTGGAACCGATGGAGGCGCGCTGACTTCTACTGAAGGAGAGTTGACTGCGACAGCCGAGGATTTTGGCAAATATCATCTGGGTACTGACGAGAAGGGTGTGTATGTCCAATATGTGGCCGTTGTGCCGGAACCTGCCACAGCCTCCCTGAGCCTCCTGGGGCTGACTGCTCTCATGATGCGCCGCCGCCGATTGGCATAGAATAATATATTATTTTTCAGCCCGCCGCTTTCCTGACAGAAAATACAGGCAGGAAAGCGGCGTTTTTTATTTTGAACCTGTTGAGCAGGTTGGGATTCGCCTACACCGTTTGTTCCATTGCCTTGGCGTTCCTTTTTTGGGTGGAGCTTGTCTGCTGCGCGTTTCCAGTCCGTTGAATTTCTCCCAGGCTCCGAGGCAACAAGGAAGGGCGCGTCGTATCTCCAACCTCCGCCTCCCGAACTGGTCAGCCATTGTCTTTTTCTGTTACCCAGGGAAGGGAAGACCAAAAACCGCCGTAACGGGATGAAAAAGATGCGGCCGCCGGCTGTTGGCTATAGGGATTTGCCGTTCGGCCACATCAGCATCCGTTTCAGGAAGCGTTCGTTGTTGACGGTGATTTTCGGGAAGAGGCGTTTGCTGGATTCCTTGAGCGCCCTGATGGCGTCTTCACCCTGCAGCGGCATGCGGCCGGAGCCGTCGATGATGGTGCGCAGCCATGCTGTCTGCGGCATGCCGCATGCTTCCACGGCCTTGAAGGGCATGCGCTCCCTCCAGTTGGTTCCTCCCGTAGTGCCGGGAATATTGAGGCGTTTGTTGATGCCGAAGAGGGCAGGCCAGAGAATGGCCGCATAACGGGAACGGGAACGGAACAGGGCGTTGTACATGGCCGTTTTGATTTCCTGGTTCCAGCAGGAAAGCCAGGTTTCAGGCTGCATGCCGGAGAAATCCGCAAACCATTTCAGCAGGCGCGCTCCGTCCTCCGCCTGGCGCACGATGTTTTCCTGTTCCGGGCCGGACGGCGTTTTGGGGGAGCCGTCCTCCCACAGTCCCAGCTTGCGGGCGCGTTCTATTTTCGCGTAGCTGTCGTTCCATGTCTGCATGATGGTTTCGAAGTCATGCGTTCCGAACGCCGCAAAGGAGCATTCGTGATACTCCTGTCCGGACGTAATGGTTCCGTCCTCCTTGATTTCCCAGTGAGGAATCTTGAAACCGGGAATATCCAGCTGGCGCATGTTCGGGCGCACGTAATCCGGAACGCAGCCCAGGTCTTCCCCCACCACGCTGACGCCGGGAGCGGCGGAAAGCAGAAGGCGCAGATACAGGTCTCCGTCCGCTAGGTTCATGTTGCGGTCCGCAGCATTATCATCCCCGCGGGGCTTGAAGCCGGGCAGCCTCCCGCCCGTCCTCTGGGCCGCCTGATCGTGGGAAAGAGGCAGGAAGTCCCCGTTTTCCGTGGGTTTCCACGGGAAGGAGTAAATGCGGTAAAAGCCCAGGATGTGGTCAATCCTGTACATGCTGAAAATCTTGGTGCAGTACTTTACCCTGCGGCGCCACCAGGCGAAGTTATCCTGAGCCATGACATCCCATTTATACAGCGGAATGCCCCAGTTTTGCCCCCATTTGGCCGTGAATGGGTCTTCCGCATAGCTGCCTTCCGCCGGGGCTCCTCCGCACCATTCCGTGTCAAACAGGTGGCGTTCAAAAAAGACGTCGGCGCTGGAAAGGGAAACGCCAATGGGGATATCCCCCATCAGCTTCACATTGCGTTCGTCCGCATAAATACGGATGAATTCCCACTGTTTTTCACAGAGCCACTGGAGCCAGCGGGCAAAGTCCTTTTCTTCCTCGTAATCGGCGGCAATGGCCTTGGCCCGCGCCGGATCCTGTTCCGGCCAGCGCCACCAGATTTCCGTGCCGAACAGGTCGCAGAGGACCTGAAAACAGACAAAGTCTTCCAGCCAGCTTCCCTGTTCTTTCACCCATTCCCTGAATTTGGGCATGATGCATTCATATTCCGGCTTGGTTTTGAAATTGTTCCAGGCTCCCCGCAGAATCCACATTTTCCAGAATCTGACCTTGGGATAGTCCACCAGATCCGGGCCGGAGGGCTGTTCCCACGGCAGCGTGTCCCCCGTTTCATTGAATACGCGTTCTTCCAGGCCGGGGATGGTCCAGGGTTCCAGGGAAAGGTACAGGGGTTCCAAAGCTACGGAGCTGATGGCGGAATAGGGGGAGGGGCATTCGTCCCTGCCCAGGGCGTTGACGGGGAGCAGCTGAAGGAACCCCACATGGGCGTCCGCCGCCCAGTCAATCCATTGGCGCAAGGCCGTCAAGTCACCGATGCCGTGGTCATTGCTACGGCGCAGGGAGAACAATGGCAGAACTACGCCGGCTAATCTTTTCTCATCCATATCAGAACGCATTACTTGAGCGGTTCCCCCGGATAGACCTTCGTCAGCCGTTGGAACAGTAAGCGCCAGAATAGCATTTCCGGTGGGAAGGCAGCAAGCTTAATACGTTGTCTTTGCGCCATGCTTTGCGGTTTTTCCTGGGAAGTGGAGCAGGGGCGGGCGCCGGTAAGGCAGGCTGTTTGTTTTCCGCCGCGGGAATAAATGCCTTACCGGGAATCCGGTTATTTGCCCGGGAGGCCGGTTCGGGAGAGGCATGGTTTTCTCTGCGGAAACAGCATGAACAGGAGGGAAAGGCGGAATTTTTCTTTTAGAAACAGCCTCCGGCGGAAACAGGCGCAAATTCTGCTTCCATCCGTAAGCCGCGGCAATTAAGATAATCCGCAAATGAAATTGCTTTTTCCCTCTTCCGCTCTGCTGGTGCTGCTGGCCTCCTGCGGTCCGAACAAGCATGTGAATGCCTGGGACCGCCAGAGTTCCGCGTTGGATCCCGTAGGAATCACTTCCAAAAAAATGGCGGCTAAAAACAAGGCGGAACAGGCATTTTACAAGCCTGGGGAAGCCGTTACGTTCAAGAAGGACAGAATGATGGTGTTTGAGCAGAATCCGGAAAATAATTTTTCCACCAGCGGAACCGTCAGGGGTGGTGTGAAAACCGGAAAGGTGCTGGTCTGCGGGGATTTATTCGCCAAAGTTGAGTTTGAAGACGGCAGCCAGGGCTACGTGAGCCTCTCGGAGATTGTTAATCCGCAGGAAATGATGAGTTTTTATCCTGTTTCCGCCTCCGATATGATTGGCCCGGACGGTGCCTTGCTTCCTTTGCCCTCCAATATGGGAGCCGTCAGTCCGGAAGCCGCCGCCGCTTCCCGTGAGCTGGATATATCCCGGATGAATACCTCTCTGGTTCCTGTTCCGAATTCCGTTTCTCCGTCGGGAGCCGCGCCTCAGGAAGCGCCTCCGGAAAACGTTCCCCTGCCTGAATCCAGCGTGAAGCAGTAGGGCCTTTGAGGAAAAATCCGGAAAGCCGGGCGGAAAACAGGAGGCAACATATGCAGGCCTGCGCTCCGCCCGTGTTTTTGTTCCCGGTTTCTTTCTGCCGGACAAGGAAGTAATCTTATTCCGCCGTCAGTTCATACGCAACGGCATCCGTTACGGTGACGGTGGCGAATTGTCCGACGGGCAGCGTCAGAGGAACGGAAACGGTTCCGTCGATGTCCGGAGCATCCCATTCCGTCCTGGCGACTCCGGGAGCATCCACCAGCACGCGGATTTGTCTGCCGATTTGCTCCTGGCCCGTTTCCGAGGCGAGACGCGCCAGCAACATGGTTGCTTCATTGTAGCGGCGCGCCTTGGTGCGGTGGTGCACCTGGTTGGGCATCTTGTAGGCTTTTGTCCCTTCCTCCCGTGAGAAGGTGAATATGCCGGCGCGTTCAAAACGGAATTCCTCGATAAACTCCATCAGCTCCTGATGGTCTTCTTCCGTTTCTCCGGGGAATCCGGTGATGAAGGTGGTGCGGATGGCGATGCCCGGAACGGCTTTCCGGATCTTCCGGAGCAAGGTGCGGATATAGTCTCCGTCCGTTACGCGCTGCATGGCGTCCAGCATGTTATCGGAAATGTGCTGGAGGGGGATGTCTACATAGCGGGCCACTTTGGGGCATTCCGCGATGGCTGCGGTCAGTTCGTCGCTCCAGTGGGCGGGGTGGGTGTAAAGCAGCCTGATCCAGAATTCCCCCTCAATGGCGTTCAGGGCGCGGAGCAGGGAGGCCAGGGACTCTCCGCGGGAGGAATCGACCGCGCTGCGGCGGTTGGGGCGTTCGTCCGTCCATTTATCCATGCCGTAATAGGTGATGTCCTGCGCGATGAGGCAGATTTCCTTCACGCCGAACCGGATAAGGGCTTCCGCTTCACGCACCACGTCCTGCTGGGAACGGCTGCGGTGGCGTCCGCGGATCATGGGAATAATGCAGTAGGCGCAGCCGTGGTTGCAGCCTTCCGCTATCTTGATGTAGGCCGTGTGCGGCGGGGTAAGGCGGTAGCGCGGCGTGTTCCAGTCAGGAACGTACCTGCATTTCCCTTCAATGAAATTCCGGTCCTGTATGGTCCGGTTCATCACTTGAGTGATGATTTCCGGCAGTTTGGTGATTTGGTCCGGACCGATAAAGGCGTCCACCTCCGGCAGCAGGGCGGGCAGTTCCTTCCGGAAACGCTGGGACAGGCAGCCCGCCACGATGAGTTTCTGGTTTTCCGGATAAGCCCCGTTTTCCCGGGCGCGCACGATGTCCAGAATGGCGTCGATGGCTTCCTGCTTGGCCTGGTCAATGAAAGCGCAGGTATTGACTACCATTACATCCGCAAGTTCCGGTTCCGGAGTCATGGTCATGCCGGCTGTTTGCAGGTGGCCGATCATGATTTCAGAGTCAACCAGATTCTTGGGACAGCCCAGGGAAATGAGTCCAACGGTGAGAGGCATGGCAGTGAGTAGGAAGCGTGATGGCGTCAATCCCCGGAGGGGGAGTCGTCCTTGACGACGACGAGGTCGAATGGACGGATGTCCACGACGCGCACAGGGGTACCCTTAATCAGTATGCCTTGTCGAGAGAAAACCTCGCATATTTCGCCATGAATCATGGCTTTTCCGTTAGGTTTCAGCTCCGTGACGGCGTTCCCGCGGTCTCCTACCTGAACGCGCGCAATGTTGACCGCCTCGCCGGCGGAACCTCCGCTGACTGTGGCGTTGGTGACGCGGCGCATCAGGACGGAATCCGGGAGGTATTTCATCAGCAGGGCAATCAGGAGGGAGCCTCCGGTCAGGCCCAGGGCCAGTTTCAGGAGGGGGATGCCCAGGACTGCCGCCAAGGTGTTGACGTCATCCCACTGTCCGTCCCGGATGATGTGGTCCCATTCCCAGGAGCTGACCATGCCGCCGAACAGGGCCAGAAAAATGCAGACGCCGCCCGCAATGGCCGCAATGAACGTGCCCGGGATAACGAAGAATTCCACGCAAAGAAGGACTATGCCCAGAACGAGCAGGGCCGCCGTCTCATAGCCGGCCAGATTCCCGGCAATGTTGTTGCCGAAGAAGAACAGGGCAAACGCGGCAATGGCCACAACGCCGCCGATGCCGAATCCCGGCGTTTTGAATTCCATGTAAATGCCGCCGATGCCCAGTAGGATCAGGATGGGGGAAGCCCACGCAATCCACAGGCCGATGCGCTCAAAGGCCGTAGGTTCCGCCGTGACCACAGGGGCATTCACTTTCTCCTGGGCCAGCAGGTCCGTGACGGAGGAGGCTGTGCCCTGGGCCAGCAGGGGCCTGCCGTCTTCCAGCCGCGCGGCGGCTTCCTTGCCCGTCAGGGTCAGGAGGGCGCCTTTTTCCAGTTTGACGGGGCCGAACTGCTGTTCCTGGTCGGACGGGATCATCATGGCTTTCACCACTTCCGGGCGGTAACCCTTTTCCGTCACGACGGAGCGGGTAAAGGCCCAGAAGGCGCTTTCCGCTTTCTTGCGCATGACGGGGTCCATTTCCTCTCCGGATGAAGTGATGATGCCGGCCGCCCCTATGGAGGAGACGGGCGCCATGTAAATTTTATCGCACGCCGCGGAGATGAGCGCCCCGGCGGACATGGCCCTGGGGTTCACGTAGGCGTAGGTGGGAATGGTGAGCGGCTGGATGCTTTTCATCATCATCTCGCTGGTTTCCCAGGCCAGGCCCCCGGGCGTGTTCAAGTCGAATATTACCGCGCGCGCCTGTTCCTCTTGCGCCCTCTTCAGGATGCGGTTCATGAAACCGAAGCTCTGTTTGCTGGTCAGGGAGTCTTCCCCCACGGGGATGACGACTACCCTGTCGCGGAAGGTTTCCTCCGCGGCCGCCCGGAAGGGGTAGCCGGCAAACAGGGCCAGCAGAGCCAGCAACAGAAGGTGAATGCGCTTCATAAGGGTAGGCTAGCATGTTCCATTCCCGCGCTCAATGGGGAAATGCGTTCCTCCGGGGCGGGAGGCCATTGGCGCTGCGCCATTTTTCCCGGCCTGCCTGCGGAGGCGTCGTTTTTCCGCGCATGGCGTTCCGATTCTGTCTTCTTGTACACCCGTGCCCCCTGTGATAGACTGGTTCCGCCTTATGGGAAGGATTGATGAAGACAGCATCCGGCGCGTTCTGGAGGCCACTGACATTGTAGATGTAGTAGGGGCCTATCTTCCCCTGAAAAGGGCCGGTTCCCGGTGGAAAGCGTGCTGTCCGTTCCACAATGAAAAGACGCCTTCCTTTATTGTGGACCAGAGTCGGCAGAATTTCAAATGCTTTGGTTGCGGGGAAGGCGGGTCCGCCATCACTTTTGTAATGAAGATGGAGAACCTGGGGTTTGCGGATACCGTGCGAAGGCTGGCGGAAAAAGCCGGAATCTCCATTGTGGAGGAAGTTTATGACGCGGCGGAGGAAAAGCGGCGCAAGGCACGCACGGCGTTGCTGGTGGCCCACAAGAAAGCAGCTGGGTTTTTCCACAGGCTCCTGCTTTGTTCCCCGAAGGCGGCGGAGGCCAGGGCTTACCTGAATTCCCGCGGATACGGGGCGGACATGGCGAAACGCTGGCAGGTGGGATGGGCGCCTGACTCCTCGTGGGAGTTTCTGGCCTGGGCCCGCAGAGAGGGGATTCCGGACCAGGTGCTGATTGATTCCGGTCTCGCCAACCGCGGAGAACGGGGAGATCTGTACGCCCGCTTCCGGGACAGGCTGATGTTCCCCATCAACAATGTGTACGGAGAATGTGTGGCGTTTTCCGGCCGTATTCTGCGGCCTCAGGAAAACGCAGGCAAGTACGTTAATTCCCCGGAGACGGCCATTTTCAAAAAGGGGGATGTGGTGTTTGCCCTGGACAAGGCGCGCGGTCCAATGGGAAAAAGCGGCAAAGCCCTGTTGTGCGAAGGGCAGATTGACGTCATTGCCTGCCATGAGGCAGGGATTTCTTTTGCCGTAGCGCCTTTGGGGACGGCGTTTACTCCGGAGCATGCCAGGATTCTTTCACGCTATGCTTCGCGGATAGTGTTGTGTTTTGACGCGGATAAGGCGGGCATGGCTGCGGCGGACCGGGCATTCCGTGAACTGGCCCCCTTCGGCAAGGATATTTACCTGGTGAACCTTCCTGCCGGGGACGATCCGGATTCTTTCATGAAGAGGGAAGGGAAAGAGGCTTTTTCCGGGATGGTGGAGCAGGCCCGTTCCTTCTTTGAGGTCCGCATGGAACGGGCCAGGGAGAGCGGCTTGTTGGATGACGCGGCTTCCAGCGCCGCTTTTGCCCGTGAGATGACGGCCTTGCTGGCCTGCATGAGCGATCCGGTGGCCCGGGACCTGGCTACGGCTGACATGGCCACGCGCATGCGCATGGCTGCGGATAATTTGCGCGGCGCCGTCAGAATGGCCGGACGCCGGAAGGGGCAGGAACAGGCCCAGTCCGCAGAACGCAAGATGGCTGCGGAGGTTCCGCATCAGCCTCCTGTAAAGATGGATCGCGCCGTGGCCGTGCTTTGTGAACTGGCCATTCAGAATTCCCGTGCGCAGGGGCTTATCGTGGACCGCATTGAAGAATTGCTGGAGCCGATGCGGCTGCTGCAGGGCGGAGGCATCTTAAAGAAAATTCTGGCCAGGCTGCCTTCTCCGGACAGCCCCGCGGCCGTTCAGGCTTTTCTGGCGTCCCTGCCTCAGCCGGAACGGGACGCCCTGGGCATGCTGAATCTGGAACCTATCCCCATTCCCGATGTGGACAGGAGCGTACAGGAAGCCTGCTCCGGCATTGCGAAGGCCGCTTTGGAGAGGCACATCGCCTCCCTGATGGCGGAACTGGCGGATCCCTCCACGGATGCTGCCAGAAGGCTGGAATTATCCAAACTTAGTGTTGACTTGAAGCGTTTGCTGGGTACAATGTAACGCCTCAATACCTCCGGGTGTTGATATAATGGTGAATTGTGCCCTCTTCTTTTCAAGATATGTCCAAATCCGGTGACCCATCCCCCTCTTCTCCCAAGAAGACTTCCGCCAACAAAAAAGCTTCTGAATCCAAGGAAAAAATAGCGGCCCGGCCTGCCGCAAAAAATTCCAAAACCGCTCCCAAGGCGGCTCCTGTCAAAAAAAGCTCCGCCAAGGCTGCCGCTCCGGTTGCGGAAAAGGCCGCTGCCAAGCCCGTTGCGGAAAAAAAGGCCCCGGCAAAGAAAGCGTCTCCGGCTTCTGCCTCCAGGAAGGCGGCGCCGGCCGCCAAAAAGGCTCCGGCAAAGGCGCCTGAAGCAGTTCCCGCCAAGAAAGCTCCAGCCAAGGCTGCGGAGAAGAAGCCGGTGGAGAAGAAGACTGCCAAACCTGCCGCGAAGGAGGAAGCTCCCAAAAAGCTGAGCGAAATTCTGGAAGAGGAACGCAAGAGGGCTGCCAGCCGCAAGATCACGAATCCGATTGACGCTCCGGAGATTCAGGAAAAAATCCGTGAACTTATCAAGCTCGCCAAGGAACAGGGGTATCTGACTTTTGACGACATTAATGACTCCCTTCCCAACGACATCGTTGATCAGCAGGATTACGAGGCCATCATGGACCGCCTGCGCAGCATGGCGTTTGACATCATTGACGCGTCCGACGTGGACAGCTACACGGACCGCACCCGCATCAGCACGGAAGAAGAGGATGAAGAGGAAAAGCTCGAAGCCAAGATGGACATTCTGGATGATCCCGTCCGCATGTACCTGAAGCAAATGGGCCAGGTTTCCCTGCTTA
This region of Akkermansia muciniphila genomic DNA includes:
- a CDS encoding riboflavin synthase, translated to MFTGLVETTGTVEGFTPINGGARLTLAIPFGRELSLGDSVAVNGCCLTVDALEGERISFDLLSQTLRVTSLGNLKPGGLVNLERAMSAMDRFGGHFVMGHVDHTGTIAALEPVGQDHRLEVRIPEELTRYCIDKGSITIDGISLTIANLNGSLLEFWITPHTFGRTNLQDAVPGQPVNLEVDMLAKYVEKLFSARERAEG
- the rimO gene encoding 30S ribosomal protein S12 methylthiotransferase RimO, whose translation is MPLTVGLISLGCPKNLVDSEIMIGHLQTAGMTMTPEPELADVMVVNTCAFIDQAKQEAIDAILDIVRARENGAYPENQKLIVAGCLSQRFRKELPALLPEVDAFIGPDQITKLPEIITQVMNRTIQDRNFIEGKCRYVPDWNTPRYRLTPPHTAYIKIAEGCNHGCAYCIIPMIRGRHRSRSQQDVVREAEALIRFGVKEICLIAQDITYYGMDKWTDERPNRRSAVDSSRGESLASLLRALNAIEGEFWIRLLYTHPAHWSDELTAAIAECPKVARYVDIPLQHISDNMLDAMQRVTDGDYIRTLLRKIRKAVPGIAIRTTFITGFPGETEEDHQELMEFIEEFRFERAGIFTFSREEGTKAYKMPNQVHHRTKARRYNEATMLLARLASETGQEQIGRQIRVLVDAPGVARTEWDAPDIDGTVSVPLTLPVGQFATVTVTDAVAYELTAE
- a CDS encoding NfeD family protein; protein product: MKRIHLLLLALLALFAGYPFRAAAEETFRDRVVVIPVGEDSLTSKQSFGFMNRILKRAQEEQARAVIFDLNTPGGLAWETSEMMMKSIQPLTIPTYAYVNPRAMSAGALISAACDKIYMAPVSSIGAAGIITSSGEEMDPVMRKKAESAFWAFTRSVVTEKGYRPEVVKAMMIPSDQEQQFGPVKLEKGALLTLTGKEAAARLEDGRPLLAQGTASSVTDLLAQEKVNAPVVTAEPTAFERIGLWIAWASPILILLGIGGIYMEFKTPGFGIGGVVAIAAFALFFFGNNIAGNLAGYETAALLVLGIVLLCVEFFVIPGTFIAAIAGGVCIFLALFGGMVSSWEWDHIIRDGQWDDVNTLAAVLGIPLLKLALGLTGGSLLIALLMKYLPDSVLMRRVTNATVSGGSAGEAVNIARVQVGDRGNAVTELKPNGKAMIHGEICEVFSRQGILIKGTPVRVVDIRPFDLVVVKDDSPSGD
- a CDS encoding 50S ribosomal protein L11 methyltransferase, with translation MTWSWNKLSAAKWEDAWSERIAGNPNAVITKIKGGKTVRITVYCDDEEDALALKKYFGGTVREVRTQDWVAAQKREKRPPLKIRDALVITEQSSPENLAALRKQFPSRSILSVPAEMAFGTGDHATTSTCLRFICDVAKSRRKTSWTMTDIGCGTAVLAMAALKLGAEHATAFDFDPMAIEVARHNMVRNAVTAEQLDLFVGDVFEWKPSESQQGDLVVANLFSTILQRAFPHIIAAMKKDAALVISGILASQWEETKEAAERHGLFFEQVVKRGKWITAKGGMAR
- a CDS encoding PEP-CTERM sorting domain-containing protein (PEP-CTERM proteins occur, often in large numbers, in the proteomes of bacteria that also encode an exosortase, a predicted intramembrane cysteine proteinase. The presence of a PEP-CTERM domain at a protein's C-terminus predicts cleavage within the sorting domain, followed by covalent anchoring to some some component of the (usually Gram-negative) cell surface. Many PEP-CTERM proteins exhibit an unusual sequence composition that includes large numbers of potential glycosylation sites. Expression of one such protein has been shown restore the ability of a bacterium to form floc, a type of biofilm.) → MKKSLFLLMSAALLGSASASSVSWTGRAGTENWTDAANWDTNAVPGNGDTISISGASVNWEKNGGSIFGNSSTIFNLTDGATVSLGNLTPSSSIPSKNPRFDGQFNVGEGSVLNVNALFAYGTSRIDGTVNVYNIFDPGANHSMVFGVHGVINYMSGSMNGVEGNNRTTTISASLNTGIVTATSTYGLEKRYLICGAEEEAFNTNLYQTWNLAAGTITGTDGGALTSTEGELTATAEDFGKYHLGTDEKGVYVQYVAVVPEPATASLSLLGLTALMMRRRRLA
- a CDS encoding 4-alpha-glucanotransferase, coding for MDEKRLAGVVLPLFSLRRSNDHGIGDLTALRQWIDWAADAHVGFLQLLPVNALGRDECPSPYSAISSVALEPLYLSLEPWTIPGLEERVFNETGDTLPWEQPSGPDLVDYPKVRFWKMWILRGAWNNFKTKPEYECIMPKFREWVKEQGSWLEDFVCFQVLCDLFGTEIWWRWPEQDPARAKAIAADYEEEKDFARWLQWLCEKQWEFIRIYADERNVKLMGDIPIGVSLSSADVFFERHLFDTEWCGGAPAEGSYAEDPFTAKWGQNWGIPLYKWDVMAQDNFAWWRRRVKYCTKIFSMYRIDHILGFYRIYSFPWKPTENGDFLPLSHDQAAQRTGGRLPGFKPRGDDNAADRNMNLADGDLYLRLLLSAAPGVSVVGEDLGCVPDYVRPNMRQLDIPGFKIPHWEIKEDGTITSGQEYHECSFAAFGTHDFETIMQTWNDSYAKIERARKLGLWEDGSPKTPSGPEQENIVRQAEDGARLLKWFADFSGMQPETWLSCWNQEIKTAMYNALFRSRSRYAAILWPALFGINKRLNIPGTTGGTNWRERMPFKAVEACGMPQTAWLRTIIDGSGRMPLQGEDAIRALKESSKRLFPKITVNNERFLKRMLMWPNGKSL